From Streptomyces sp. HUAS MG91, the proteins below share one genomic window:
- a CDS encoding beta-ketoacyl-[acyl-carrier-protein] synthase family protein has protein sequence MSGPEGRRVVITGVGVTAPGGVGAKDFWSLLADGRTATRRISFFDPAPFRSQIAAEVDFDAELMGLGAQEIRRMDRAAQFAVVTAREAVADSGLEFAALDPHRTGVTIGSAVGATMGLDEEYRTVSDSGRLELVDHTYAVPHLYDYMVPSSFAAEVAWAVGAEGPSTVVSTGCTSGLDAVGYAAELIREGSADVMVAGAADAPISPITVACFDAIKATTSRNDDPEHASRPFDGTRNGFVLGEGSAVFVLEELASARRRGAHVYAEIAGYATRSNAFHMTGLRPDGREMAEAIRVALDEARLAPEAVDYVNAHGSGTKQNDRHETAAFKRGLGAHAYAVPVSSIKSMVGHSLGAIGSIEIAASVLAMENNVVPPTANLHTPDPECDLDYVPVTARDWRTDAVLSVGSGFGGFQSAMVLARPERRPA, from the coding sequence GTGAGCGGCCCGGAGGGCAGGCGGGTCGTGATCACCGGTGTCGGCGTCACCGCGCCGGGCGGCGTCGGCGCCAAGGACTTCTGGAGCCTGCTGGCCGACGGGCGCACCGCGACCCGCCGCATCAGCTTCTTCGACCCCGCGCCGTTCCGCTCGCAGATCGCCGCCGAGGTCGACTTCGACGCCGAACTGATGGGCCTCGGCGCCCAGGAGATCCGGCGGATGGACCGGGCGGCGCAGTTCGCCGTGGTCACCGCGCGCGAGGCGGTGGCGGACAGCGGACTCGAGTTCGCCGCCCTGGACCCGCACCGGACCGGCGTGACCATCGGCAGCGCGGTCGGCGCGACGATGGGGCTCGACGAGGAGTACCGGACCGTCAGCGACAGCGGACGGCTCGAACTGGTCGACCACACGTACGCGGTCCCGCACCTCTACGACTACATGGTGCCCAGTTCCTTCGCGGCGGAGGTGGCCTGGGCGGTGGGCGCCGAGGGACCCAGCACGGTGGTCTCCACCGGCTGCACCTCGGGCCTCGACGCCGTGGGCTACGCCGCCGAACTGATCCGTGAGGGGTCGGCCGACGTCATGGTGGCCGGCGCGGCGGACGCCCCGATCTCGCCCATCACCGTGGCCTGCTTCGACGCGATCAAGGCCACCACCTCGCGCAACGACGACCCGGAGCACGCCTCCCGCCCGTTCGACGGGACGCGCAACGGGTTCGTGCTCGGCGAGGGTTCGGCGGTCTTCGTCCTGGAGGAGCTGGCCAGCGCCCGGCGGCGCGGCGCCCATGTGTACGCGGAGATAGCCGGGTACGCCACGCGCAGCAACGCCTTCCACATGACGGGCCTGCGCCCTGACGGACGGGAGATGGCCGAGGCGATACGGGTCGCCCTGGACGAAGCGCGGCTCGCTCCGGAGGCCGTCGACTACGTCAACGCGCACGGTTCGGGCACCAAGCAGAACGACCGGCACGAGACCGCCGCGTTCAAGCGCGGCCTCGGCGCGCACGCGTACGCCGTGCCGGTCAGCTCCATCAAGTCGATGGTGGGGCACTCCCTGGGCGCGATCGGCTCGATCGAGATCGCGGCGAGCGTCCTGGCGATGGAGAACAACGTGGTACCGCCCACCGCCAACCTGCACACCCCCGACCCCGAGTGCGACCTCGACTACGTACCGGTCACCGCGCGGGACTGGCGCACCGACGCCGTGCTCTCCGTGGGCAGCGGCTTCGGCGGTTTCCAGAGCGCCATGGTGCTCGCCCGTCCCGAACGGAGGCCGGCGTGA